One part of the Scatophagus argus isolate fScaArg1 chromosome 12, fScaArg1.pri, whole genome shotgun sequence genome encodes these proteins:
- the slc26a2 gene encoding sulfate transporter, which translates to MTHGDDCCTPAADAAESEQQQPLILERVEKETEKSCYSVSRGLQKHFLCSPKKAKSKALGFLPVLRWLPRYQLREWLLGDVMSGLIVGILLVPQSIAYSLLASQDPIYGLYTSFFSSIIYAFLGTSRHISVGIFGVLCLLVGQVVDRELALAGYLLENSNNSAALSAGRRNDSIVMECDRSCYAITVGATVTFTAGVYQVLMGLFQVGFVSVYLSDSLLSGFATGASLTILTSQFKYLLGLKIPRPQGWFTLFKTWYSLLVNLGHTNICDLVTSLVCLLILIPTKELNDRFKAKLKAPIPFELFVVIIATLASHFGRFNPDYGSSVAGDIPTGFLPPQLPMWSLIPNVAVDAFSIAIVGFAITVSLSEMFAKKHGYTVNANQEMYAIGFCNILPSFFRCFTTSAALTKTLVKESTGCQTQVSGLVSALVLLLVLLVIAPLFYSLQKCVLAVIIVVNLRGALRKFTDIPRMWHINHLDASIWVVTMATSALVNTELGLLVGVLVSALCVLGRTQRAQVLELGRTTTREHYEDLSSYHGLKTHPGVAVFRYEAPIYYANQSLFKKSLYRSVGLDPVKEKSRRIKFEKKKNKQQTEFLNVKLDQKEDEAEAGAMVTLTKSAHSFCSLVIDCSAVLFLDTAGVNALKEVRKDYGELGITVVLAQCSTSVLDDLERGGYYPEKKGSDEGENKITFFTIVDAVRYVQSPSAANGEFDNKC; encoded by the exons ATGACTCATGGCGATGACTGCTGTACGCCAGCGGCGGATGCCGCTGAGagcgagcagcagcagcctctcatTCTGGAGAGGGTGGAGAAAGAAACGGAGAAAAGCTGTTACTCAGTGTCACGTGGGCTCCAGAAACACTTCCTGTGCAGCCCTAAGAAAGCTAAATCCAAAGCACTGGGTTTCCTCCCCGTCCTGAGATGGCTGCCACGCTACCAGCTCAGGGAATGGCTGCTGGGCGACGTCATGTCTGGACTCATTGTTGGAATCCTATTGGTCCCCCAGTCTATAGCCTACTCCTTATTGGCCAGTCAGGACCCCATATACGGTCTCTATAcgtctttcttctcctccatcatctACGCCTTCTTAGGCACCTCTAGACACATCTCAGTGGGGATTTTCGGGGTGCTCTGCCTGCTCGTGGGTCAGGTTGTGGATAGAGAGTTAGCCCTGGCAGGATACCTCCtggaaaacagcaacaacagcgcTGCCCTGTCGGCTGGACGAAGGAATGACAGTATCGTGATGGAGTGTGACAGAAGCTGCTACGCCATCACAGTTGGAGCTACAGTTACTTTCACGGCAGGGGTTTACCAG gTGCTCATGGGCCTTTTCCAGGTGGGCTTtgtctctgtctatctgtcagACTCCCTCCTCAGCGGCTTTGCCACCGGAGCCTCCCTGACCATACTCACCTCACAGTTTAAGTACCTCCTGGGCCTGAAGATCCCAAGGCCTCAGGGTTGGTTCACCCTGTTTAAGACCTGGTACAGCCTGCTCGTCAACCTGGGACACACCAATATATGTGACCTGGTAACCAGTTTGGTGTGTTTGCTGATACTCATACCCACCAAGGAGCTCAATGACCGCTTCAAAGCTAAGCTGAAG GCTCCAATTCCCTTCGAGCTCTTTGTGGTCATAATCGCAACGTTGGCTTCTCACTTTGGCCGTTTCAACCCTGATTACGGGTCGAGTGTGGCCGGCGACATTCCCACGGGATTCCTCCCTCCACAGCTACCCATGTGGTCGCTGATCCCCAATGTGGCTGTAGATGCCTTCTCCATCGCCATCGTAGGGTTCGCCatcactgtctcactgtcagAAATGTTTGCCAAAAAGCATGGCTACACAGTAAACGCTAACCAGGAGATGTATGCCATCGGCTTCTGCAACATCCTGCCATCGTTCTTCCGCTGCTTCACCACCAGTGCCGCACTCACCAAGACCCTGGTCAAAGAGTCCACGGGGTGCCAGACTCAGGTGTCTGGACTGGTCAGCGCCTTGGTTCTCCTGCTGGTCCTGCTTGTGATAGCACCGCTCTTTTACTCACTTCAAAA ATGTGTGTTAGCCGTTATCATCGTGGTTAACCTCCGCGGAGCTTTGCGAAAGTTCACTGACATTCCCCGCATGTGGCACATCAACCATCTCGATGCCTCTATCTGGgtggtcaccatggcaacctcAGCGCTGGTCAACACAGAGCTGGGACTCCTGGTGGGAGTTTTGGTGTCGGCCCTGTGCGTCCTGGGCCGCACCCAGCGAGCCCAGGTCCTGGAACTTGGCCGGACTACAACCAGGGAGCATTACGAGGACCTGTCATCTTACCATGGCCTCAAAACGCATCCCGGAGTGGCTGTTTTTAGATACGAGGCTCCAATCTATTATGCCAACCAGAGCTTGTTCAAAAAGTCTCTCTACAGGAGCGTAGGGCTTGATCCAGTGAAGGAGAAGAGCAGGCGTATTAAgtttgagaagaagaagaacaaacagcagacagagttTCTGAACGTGAAGTTAGACCAGAAGGAGGATGAGGCTGAGGCTGGTGCCATGGTAACCTTGACGAAATCTGCCCACAGCTTCTGCAGCCTGGTGATTGACTGCAGTGCTGTCTTGTTTTTAGACACTGCTGGAGTGAACGCTCTGAAAGAAGTCCGCAAAGATTATGGAGAACTGGGCATCACGGTTGTCCTGGCGCAGTGCAGCACCTCGGTACTTGACGACCTGGAAAGAGGGGGGTACTACCCCGAGAAAAAAGGAAGTGATGAAGGAGAGAACAAAATCACTTTCTTCACCATTGTGGATGCCGTCCGCTACGTCCAAAGCCCCTCGGCTGCCAATGGAGAGTTTGACAACAAATGCTAA